A window of Cellulomonas sp. SLBN-39 genomic DNA:
TGGCGGTCGACAACGTCTTCGTCTGGGCGATCATCTTCACGTACTTCGCCGTGCCCCGGGAGCTGCAGCACCGCGTGCTGTTCCTCGGCGTGCTCGGCGCGCTCGTGTTCCGTGGGATCTTCATCGCCGGCGGTGCCGCGCTCATCGAGAGCTTCGGCTGGGTGCTGTACATCTTCGCCGCGTTCCTGCTGTACACCGGCTACCGCATGCTGCGGACCCGCAACGACCACCTCAACCCCGAGGACTCGCGGGCGTGGCGCCTGTTCCGCCGGACCGTGCCGATGACCGACGCGTTCCACGGCCAGCGCCTGCTCGTCCGCCAGAACGGCGCCCTGCTCGCCACGCCCCTGCTCGCCGTGCTGATCCTGGTCGAGGTCACCGACATCGTGTTCGCCGTCGACTCGATCCCGGCGATCTTCGCGGTGACCGACGACGTCTTCCTGGTGTTCACCGCCAACGCGTTCGCGATCCTGGGCCTGCGCGCGATGTACTTCCTGCTCGCCGACCTCATGCACCGCTTCATCTACCTCAAGATCGGCCTGTCGTTCGTGCTCATCTGGGTCGGCATCAAGATGCTGCTCAAGATCGACCTGTTCTACATCCCGACCGCCGTCTCGCTGGCCGTCATCACGACGATCCTCACCGTGTCGATCGGTGCGAGCCTGTACGCCACGCGGGGTCAGGGCCGCCGTGCCCTCGCCGAGCCGACCGACCCGCCGTTCCACGTCGCCACCCCCGAGGAGACCGCGATGCTCGAGCCCGTCTTCCGCCGCGCACGGACCACCGCACCCCGGTGACCGGCACGCCCGGGACGACCGACGCCCCCGCCCTCCCGGCCGACGAGGCCGGCGGGGCGACGGGGCCGACGCCGCCCGGGCGTCCGGCACGGTCCTCGTGGACCTTCCTGACCAACCACGCGCACGTCCTGCTCACGGTCGCCCGCGAGCCGGACGTGCGCGTGGCCGACCTCGCGGCCCGGGTCGGCATCACGGCCCGCGCCGCGCTGCTGGTGCTGCGCGACCTCGAGGACGCCGGCTACCTGCGCCGCGAGCGGGTCGGGCGCCGGACCCGGTACCGGGTGCAGGAGCACCGGCCGCTGCGGCACCCGAACGAGGCGTCGCACGAGGTGGACGAGCTGATCGCCGTCTTCACGGACCGACAGGACGACGGCGTCCGCGGGGGGTAGCGGTCGCCGTCGTCCCGTCGGGTCAGCCCGTCAGGAGGCCGAGCAGGTCACCGACGGCCACGTCCAGTTGCCGTTGTGCTGCACGGTGAAGCCGAACTGCACCGTCTGGCCCGCGGCCAGCGCACCGTTGCCGTTGGGCACCATGGTCATCACGTTGCCGGTGGAGTCCCACGACGGCGTGCCGCTCCAGGTCGCGATGATCTTCTGCGGCGAGCGCACCGTGACGGTCGAGCGCCAGCTGGAGATGGCCGAGTTCGCGCGGATCGTGACGACGCCGTTGAACCGGTCGCCCCACTTCTCGCCCTCGGAGTACGTCGCGGTGCAGCTCCCGCCGCCGGTGGGCGGCGGCGTCGTCGGGCCCGGCGTCGGCGTCGGGGTGGGGTTCGGGTTGGTGGTGCCGCCCGCGTTCAGGGCGTTCAGGACGCTGGTGTAGGCGGCCTTCTTGTTGCCCGAGCCGTCGAAGAGCAGCGGGGTGCCCGAGGCGCGCCACGAGTCGGTGTCCCGCACGCCCCAGACCGTGATGCCCGTGCAGCGGGCCACGGACAGGCACGCCTGGACGATGCCCTGGTACTGCTGCGCCTGCGAGGAGCCGGAGCCCTCGATGTCGAGCTCGGTGATCTGCACGTCGACACCCAGCGCCGCGAAGTTCTGCAGCGTCGTGTGGTAGTTCGACGGCACGGGGTTGCCCGAGTTGAAGTGCGCCTGGAAGCCGACGCAGTCGATCGGGACGCCCCGGGACTTGAAGTCCCGGACCATGGTGTAGACGGCCTGCGTCTTGGCGTGCGCCCAGTTGTCGGTGTTGTAGTCGTTGTAGCAGAGCTTGGCGTTCGGGTCGGCGGCGCGGGCGGCGCGGAACGCGGCCTCGATCCAGTCGTTGCCCGTGCGCTGCAGGTTCGAGTCACGCCGGGCACCGGAGGACCCGTCGGCGAAGGCCTCGTTCACCACGTCCCAGGAGTGGATCTTGCCCCGGTAGTACGTGGCGACCTGGGTGACGTGGTTGAGCATCGCGTTGCGCAGCGCGGTGCCGGACATGTTCTGCATCCAGCCCGGCTGCTGGGAGTGCCACGCCAGCGCGTGCCCGCGCACCTGCTTGCCGTTCTGGCGGGCCCAGTTCACGATCCGGTCGCCCTGGGTGTAGCTGAACTGCCCCTGGGACGGCTCGGTCGCGTCCATCTTCATCTCGTTCTCGGCCGTGATCATGTTGAACTCACGGTTCGCGATCGTCGAGTACGTCGAGTCCGACAGCCGGCTCGCCGCGATCGCGGTGCCGAAGTACCGCCCGCTCTCGCCCGCAGCGGCCTGCAGCGTGCTGCCCGCAGCAGCGGCCGGCAACGCCAGGGTCACGGCCAACGTGGTCGCGGCCAGGCCGCCCACGAACGCGCCCAGCCGGCGACGTCGGGCCCTCAGGTCGGGGTTCGTCATCGATCCCTCCTCAGTGGTGGAAGCGCCGGCAGCAGCCGGCGCGCCTCACCCTCGGGGCAGGGCCGTGACGTGGTCAACAGATCGATCGCGAGCAGATAGTTTCGATGCGTCTTCCGAAACGTTTCTTCACTCGTACGGGTGACATGTGGACGTTCTCAACGGGTTGAGCAGGCACTCAGCAGCGAGGTCACGGACACTCGAGACGGCCGCAAGCGGCATCTGTTGCCGAAAGTTTCGCCACGGTGTTCAGCCGTACGGCGGCTGGATGACCGTCGCGTCACGCGTCGCCCCCGCGGCCCGCGCGGCCTCGACCGTGAGCTCGACGTCGACCAGCGGCCCCTCGACCAGCAGCGGCTCGCCGTGCCCCGTCTCCCCCGACCACCGCACCGCCGCCCGCGCGGGCGGCACGAACGTCACGCCGGCCGGCAGGTGCACCACCGCGGCGGCGCGCACACCCAGGTCCTCCGCGCGCCGCACCAGCACCGACCGCACCTGGGGCAGGCGCTCGACCGTGCGGGCCAGCAGCCGCGCCCGGCGGTCCCCCGCGCGGAACGTCACCACGATCAGCCCCGCGTCGTCGTGCACGTCGCCGGTCGCCATGGAGTCCACGTTCACGCCACGCGTCGCGAACACCGCCGCGAGCGCCGCGACGCTGCCCGTGCGGTGGTCCGCGCGCACGTAGCCGACCCAGCGGACGTCGTCCTCGGTCATGCCCGGACCTCCTGCGGTGCGTGGAGCCCCGCGCCGGCCGGCACGGGGTCGAGCCAGGGCGCCGTGGCGGCGTCGATCGCGGCCGCGGCCTGCGCGAGCCGCGCGTCCTCGTCGGGCGGCAGCGGGTCGAGCAGCACGC
This region includes:
- a CDS encoding MarR family transcriptional regulator; translated protein: MTGTPGTTDAPALPADEAGGATGPTPPGRPARSSWTFLTNHAHVLLTVAREPDVRVADLAARVGITARAALLVLRDLEDAGYLRRERVGRRTRYRVQEHRPLRHPNEASHEVDELIAVFTDRQDDGVRGG
- a CDS encoding ACT domain-containing protein, producing the protein MTEDDVRWVGYVRADHRTGSVAALAAVFATRGVNVDSMATGDVHDDAGLIVVTFRAGDRRARLLARTVERLPQVRSVLVRRAEDLGVRAAAVVHLPAGVTFVPPARAAVRWSGETGHGEPLLVEGPLVDVELTVEAARAAGATRDATVIQPPYG
- a CDS encoding endo-1,4-beta-xylanase, with product MTNPDLRARRRRLGAFVGGLAATTLAVTLALPAAAAGSTLQAAAGESGRYFGTAIAASRLSDSTYSTIANREFNMITAENEMKMDATEPSQGQFSYTQGDRIVNWARQNGKQVRGHALAWHSQQPGWMQNMSGTALRNAMLNHVTQVATYYRGKIHSWDVVNEAFADGSSGARRDSNLQRTGNDWIEAAFRAARAADPNAKLCYNDYNTDNWAHAKTQAVYTMVRDFKSRGVPIDCVGFQAHFNSGNPVPSNYHTTLQNFAALGVDVQITELDIEGSGSSQAQQYQGIVQACLSVARCTGITVWGVRDTDSWRASGTPLLFDGSGNKKAAYTSVLNALNAGGTTNPNPTPTPTPGPTTPPPTGGGSCTATYSEGEKWGDRFNGVVTIRANSAISSWRSTVTVRSPQKIIATWSGTPSWDSTGNVMTMVPNGNGALAAGQTVQFGFTVQHNGNWTWPSVTCSAS
- a CDS encoding TerC family protein — translated: MDVPLWIWLAVLGAIVLMLAIDLFAHRRAHVIHVREAALWSAVWVGCGVGFGALVWHYGGAVAGQQYFAGYLIEKSLAVDNVFVWAIIFTYFAVPRELQHRVLFLGVLGALVFRGIFIAGGAALIESFGWVLYIFAAFLLYTGYRMLRTRNDHLNPEDSRAWRLFRRTVPMTDAFHGQRLLVRQNGALLATPLLAVLILVEVTDIVFAVDSIPAIFAVTDDVFLVFTANAFAILGLRAMYFLLADLMHRFIYLKIGLSFVLIWVGIKMLLKIDLFYIPTAVSLAVITTILTVSIGASLYATRGQGRRALAEPTDPPFHVATPEETAMLEPVFRRARTTAPR